Proteins from a genomic interval of Lolium perenne isolate Kyuss_39 chromosome 1, Kyuss_2.0, whole genome shotgun sequence:
- the LOC127333113 gene encoding protein BIG GRAIN 1-like: protein MEMRWAPARPRVPRRPAHQPSFSSTLLDAICDSMDGPEARRTTSAANAYSTSTSGPKKQEREAALHCYYYKPALASSYRARDPHTPGTTAGDCSGRGYFSSSEAEHSLRRLRPIRTSVGLAPTQKQQPQYSEMARTKKSTAATRGCSRPASPGARLASLLNSIFSAKRLSAPRRMPTDQEPVCSTAPSYARSCLSKKARPPASRSRSTRMVKFLDIDGEVAVAAASVGRCSGIPVVEVEEELLRSADVQVDMYGGEKSSGASLELFELENLGVIAPESGLPGRDGSYRNELPVYGSTGVAGLRGGVAHHRPYASLGRSCRNKGF, encoded by the coding sequence ATGGAGATGAGGTGGGCGCCGGCGCGGCCGAGGGtgccgaggcggccagctcaccaGCCGTCCTTCTCCTCCACGCTTCTCGACGCGATATGCGACTCCATGGACGGTCCTGAGGCAAGAAGGACGACGTCGGCGGCCAACGCGTACTCGACATCAACGTCGGGGCCCAAGAAGCAGGAGCGGGAGGCGGCCCTGCATTGCTACTACTACAAGCCTGCCCTGGCCTCCAGCTACCGGGCGCGCGACCCGCACACGCCGGGCACAACGGCCGGCGACTGCTCCGGCCGAGGGTACTTTTCGTCCTCCGAGGCCGAGCACTccctccgccgcctccgccccaTCCGTACGTCCGTTGGCTTGGCGCCGACGCAGAAGCAGCAGCCGCAGTATTCCGAGATGGCGAGGACAAAGAAGTCGACCGCCGCCACCCGCGGCTGCAGCAGGCCGGCGTCCCCTGGCGCGCGGCTGGCCAGCTTGCTCAACTCCATCTTCTCCGCCAAGCGTCTTTCGGCTCCGCGGAGGATGCCAACCGACCAAGAGCCGGTGTGCTCAACAGCTCCGTCGTACGCCCGATCCTGCCTGTCCAAGAAGGCGCGGCCACcggcgagccggagccggagtaCCCGGATGGTCAAGTTCCTTGACATCGACGGCGAGGTCGCCGTGGCCGCGGCATCAGTGGGGCGCTGCAGCGGAATTCCGGTGGTGGAAGTGGAGGAGGAGCTGCTCCGATCGGCGGATGTCCAAGTGGACATGTACGGCGGCGAGAAGAGCAGTGGGGCGAGCTTAGAGCTGTTCGAGTTGGAGAATCTTGGGGTTATTGCTCCGGAGAGCGGCTTGCCGGGTCGCGATGGATCCTACCGGAATGAGCTTCCGGTGTACGGGTCCACCGGAGTTGCTGGGCTCCGCGGTGGCGTTGCCCATCACAGACCCTATGCTAGTCTTGGTCGGAGTTGTAGAAACAAGGGTTTTTAG